From Bombina bombina isolate aBomBom1 unplaced genomic scaffold, aBomBom1.pri scaffold_668, whole genome shotgun sequence, a single genomic window includes:
- the LOC128644690 gene encoding E3 ubiquitin/ISG15 ligase TRIM25-like: MASADLREELTCPICFSIYTDPVTLSCGHTYCLSCINRTWDHQDEGEYSCPECKQGFRRRPELKRNLRLRNIAETFQPTESVNDTGIFCTYCTHPAAKSCLLCEASFCDFHLRVHSKSEKHVLTEPTTSWGNRKCYKHKKLLEYYCTEDAACICVFCSLAGEHRGHQVELLNEASEKKKKRLRDVLQKLTTKREKTEKRVQSLQEHRRGVQEKAADVTERLNAQVKDIMKQLEKEKDELTRKMSHIEDLCNMTDPLTVLQEQESHRDDFCGAENGDNEVTQTGDKQVPAGGDLDEGLISLTLYRGIADIVYDVKRWIYLQVPSDILLDINTANNNVIVSGDLKTVSWPRINQQRPTRRERFIETRRLYRGSFDNMTDVKRGIYVQVTSDIILDINTANNNVIVSDDLKTVSWSRINQQRQITPERFTDHPQVLSIRSFSSGRHYWEVQMSKAGHWCVGVCYTSMGRGGDESVIGENNKSWGLYGDNKDLVVLHDRIYTPLSKPLSYDRVRIYLDYEAGRLTFYELCNPIRHLHTFSATFTEPLHAAFWIHYDAQGENPALNTLTINATPEWKH; the protein is encoded by the coding sequence ATGGCGTCTGCTGATCTGAGAGAGGAGCTAACCTGTCCCATCTGCTTCAGCATTTACACAGATCCTGTAACTCTCAGCTGTGGCCATACTTACTGCCTGAGCTGTATTAACAGAACATGGGACCACCAGGATGAGGGAGAGTATTCCTGTCCTGAATGTAAACAAGGGTTTAGGAGGAGACCTGAACTCAAAAGGAACCTGAGGCTGCGTAATATAGCAGAGACTTTCCAACCTACTGAGTCTGTAAATGATACTGGGATCTTCTGCACTTACTGTACTCACCCTGCTGCTAAATCCTGTCTGCTGTGTGAGGCGTCTTTTTGTGATTTTCACCTGAGGGTACACAGCAAGTCTGAGAAACACGTCTTAACTGAACCcaccacttcctggggtaacagaaaatgctacaAACACAAGAAGCTCCTggaatattactgcactgaggatgctgcctgtatctgtgtgttctgctccctggccggagagcacaggggacaccaggtggagctgctgaatgaggcttctgagaagaagaaaaagagactgagagatgttctgcagaaactgaccacaaagagagagaagactgagaaaagagtTCAGAGTCTGCaggagcacaggagaggggtgcaagagaaagcagctgatgtAACAGAGCGACTCAATGCCCAGGTTAAGGATATAATGAAACAGCTGGAAAAAGAGAAGGACGAGCTGACCAGGAAGATGAGTCACATTGAGGatctgtgcaacatgactgacccattaactgtcctacaagaacaggaatcacacagagatgacttTTGTGGTGCTGAGAATGGAGATAATGAGGTCACACAAACAGGTGATAAACAGGTCCCTGCTGGGGGGGATTTGGATGAGGGTCTGATCTCACTGACCTTATACAGAGGTATAGCTGATATTGTGTATGATGTAAAGAGATGGATCTATTTGCAGGTGCCATCAGATATTTTACTGGATATAAACACAGCTAATAATAATGTTATTGTATCAGGTGACCTGAAAACTGTATCCTGGCCACGAATAAACCAGCAGCGACCAACAAGAAGAGAGAGATTTATTGAAACCAGGAGGTTATATAGAGGTTCATTTGATAATATGACTGATGTAAagagaggtatctatgtgcaagtGACCTCAGACATAATACTGGATATAAACACAGCTAATAATAATGTTATTGTATCAGATGACCTGAAAACTGTGTCCTGGTCACGTATAAACCAGCAGAGACAAataacaccagagagatttacagaTCATCCTCAGGTATTAAGCATCAGGAGCTTTTCCTCAGGACGACATTACTGGGAAGTGCAGATGAGTAAAGCAGGGCACTGGTGTGTAGGGGTTTGTTATACCAGTATGGGGAGGGGAGGAGATGAGTCTGTGATAGGAGAGAATAACAAGTCCTGGGGTTTGTATGGTGATAATAAAGATCTTGTAGTGCTACATGACAGAATATACACACCATTATCTAAGCCTCTATCATATGACAGAGTAAGAATATACCTAGACTATGAGGCTGGGCGTCTGACCTTTTATGAGCTATGTAACCCAATCAGACACTTACACACCTTCAGCGCAACCTTCACTGAGCCTCTTCATGCTGCGTTTTGGATACATTATGATGCCcagggtgagaatcctgcgctaaaTACACTCACAATAAATGCAACCCCTGAATGGAAACATTGA